The region TTTAATTTGTGTAACTATGGATACTGAACCATATACCTACGGTTATTACTACTATTGAGATAATTTGCACGATCATCAAAATATAACGCTTGGATGTGTTTCTAAACTCAGTACATTGTGGAGAAACCACAAACCCACCGCGCGCGTGTGCGGAGTAAATACACGGTGTTGGGAATGTTGTctaattattaggtacatacaataCCTTTCGGTACGCATGTTACGTTAACAAACATGCATACTTTTGTTAGAGTTTGcttcaataatttaaaatatacagttatttataaatatattttactgtgGGTGTTCTTacttagggtcaattcagacgtaccacaaccacaccacaaccacaatcacaccacaaccacgcggtgtggtcgggtgtatattttgtattgacaatgaataatccaattcacacgtgccacattttgccgttgttatcgaccacctgtgtaatacgaccacatcgcaaccacatcgcaaccacaacgcaaccacatcgcaacggcaacgccgccacgcggcggcggcaccgcggccacctcctctccctattaaatgcacacgacgacgtggttaccacatcgcaatgacagcgacaacgcaaccacatcgacattttgtcgctgccacaacgcaactgcaaaaaggcgctgtcacacaattcacacgtaaccacagcttgaccacattttgtcgctgcgacgtggtgtggttgtggtacgtgtgaattgacgcttagATATCGACTTATAACAACGCAGACTCGGGATgattactaataaataatcacatcttttttgttgtttatttaacGCAACTTCCTCGCGCGGACTCGACTGTCGGCAGCATGTGGGTTGTTGTGCTATCGCATTCATTATCCTTTTCCAACGTTGGCCgtttaacaaaataatcttCTACTTCTTGCAAAGTCTTGTTGTAAGTTTCTGGTAGCGTGAAGTACATATAGAGCAGCGTGACGGCCGTCACCGCCGCGCTCGCCAGCAGAGTCCCGTGCACCCGCCAGTACTCCAGCATCACCGGCGTCGTCTTCATATACAACATTATCGGTATGTTGTGCACCAACGTCGCAACCGCCAGAGCAGACCCTCTGTGACCGAGAGGAAACAGTTCCCCAAACAGGACGATAGGTATTGGACAGCATCCGATATTAGTTAAGCAAAAGTACAGTCCCAGCAGCGACAACGGTATCCATGATCTGTCTTTCGATATCACCTCACGGGCTACTAGCAGCAAGTACAAACTGATTGTAGAAAGGATGACTAAGCAAGAGATCCCGCTGAAGAAGAGTAAAGTGCGCCTTTTGAAGATCTTAGTGAGCACGCACGTCGCACAGTTGCACACAATGTTGATGATGTCGATGAGGATTGTGAAGTAGAACGACTGAACCGTGAATTCACCACTGATTTGCCCAATAATGTCTTTTGCGAACGCAGAAAATGTGTGCCTGCCCGAAGCTTCTACCAAAACCATGCCGATGAGCGCCAAAGCTATAGGTTTCAAAAAGTCTCCGCGGGTGAAATTCTTGAAAAATATCAACACAGACTTTGTAACAGTCGCGCTGGGCGGCTCGCTTTGCATTCTTAGCTTTTGAGATCGAATAAACTCGTCAAACTCCTTGATAGACTCGTCACTTCTGCCTCGGAGCCAGAAGAAGCTAGTCTCAGCATCCTTGAACCGGCGCCGGGTGACGAGCCAGCTCGGGCTCTCGGGCCACGTGCAGGCGTTGAGCACCGTCAGCGCGTTGGGCATCAGGCTCACCAGCGCCACGGAGCGCCAGTCTAAATACTGACTTGCAGTGTGGATTAATATAGTCCCGAAGAAGTAAGCGGCAGACTTGCTGGCCAGGAAGGTGGCCCGGAGGCGCGGGCTGGTGTACTCGCCGAGCACGGTGGAGCCGAGGATGAGCACGGAGCCGAGGGACACGCCGCAGAGCGCGCGACCCAGCATGAGCTCGGAGTAGGAGGAGGCGCGTGCCAGCAGCAGCCAGCCGGCCAGGCTCGGCGCGGGCAGCAGCACgtgcgccgcgcgccgccccagCACCACCATCAGCCAGGATGACAGCAGCACGCCGAGTGACGTGGATATCGTCACGGATGTCGCTGCAATCAGTATAATACACATCTTTAAGTACTATGTACCAGCAATTCAGAATTGGCAGCCAATCATTAGACAGTGAATGGTATTTTGGGTCAAGCAAAAAGAGGACAAAACAAACTACCAGTATTTGGATATTAGTAGAGGATTTCACCTCTGTGAGAAACAGACCAGACCAAAATAGACCAGAGCTCC is a window of Plutella xylostella chromosome 17, ilPluXylo3.1, whole genome shotgun sequence DNA encoding:
- the LOC105398527 gene encoding facilitated trehalose transporter Tret1, which translates into the protein MLAPYIKQSWVALGVDLNAVNAGTVIAFPYCLLPALRAPGSPIPIDVEAGSWLATSVTISTSLGVLLSSWLMVVLGRRAAHVLLPAPSLAGWLLLARASSYSELMLGRALCGVSLGSVLILGSTVLGEYTSPRLRATFLASKSAAYFFGTILIHTASQYLDWRSVALVSLMPNALTVLNACTWPESPSWLVTRRRFKDAETSFFWLRGRSDESIKEFDEFIRSQKLRMQSEPPSATVTKSVLIFFKNFTRGDFLKPIALALIGMVLVEASGRHTFSAFAKDIIGQISGEFTVQSFYFTILIDIINIVCNCATCVLTKIFKRRTLLFFSGISCLVILSTISLYLLLVAREVISKDRSWIPLSLLGLYFCLTNIGCCPIPIVLFGELFPLGHRGSALAVATLVHNIPIMLYMKTTPVMLEYWRVHGTLLASAAVTAVTLLYMYFTLPETYNKTLQEVEDYFVKRPTLEKDNECDSTTTHMLPTVESARGSCVK